Genomic window (Arachis hypogaea cultivar Tifrunner chromosome 13, arahy.Tifrunner.gnm2.J5K5, whole genome shotgun sequence):
AAGTAACCATAAGCTTTCAAGCTATAGAACAAACACACAAATTGAACAGTACAAAGTACCCTTTTCATGTAAGGAGAATTTGCACATCACTGAATATGAAGATAAGTAATTTATAGAAAAACTAAAGGGATAAAACAAAACACATTATTGTAATGTAATGTATCGTAGAACAAAGGGATAAAAATGAAGGTAAAAGACATCACAGTCATTGTATCAAACATGTGGTGATCATTACCCCAAGTGGTGCCAATACAGAAGGCCTTCTCCTTCTGCACTTCCAAACACTCctgccaaataaataaataaacagggAGTTTAAAAACGAATTAGAATTAGTATTCATAATTTCATCTGAATCAGAAGTGAAAGCGTGAAGAAGCTGAGATGTTCACCTTGTCGAGATCCTCACGAGAACGAGAGGTTCTCGTAGTTCTTGTACTGCTTCAGTCGAGTCTCGCGGTACTTCTGTAGCTGTGGTTAAGCTTCACCCATGGAATCCATTATATATCCTTCCCATGGAGCTTCAGCACAGCCACACGCAGGAGGAGACAGAGACCGGCGACGCAGGAGGAAAAACATAGCGTTACGGGTTTCAGCCATGGAGGAAGGAGCGACGTTTGAAGGCTTACGAGAGAGTGAGCACGACAGAGGCTTTGAGACGGAGGGAGCGTCGATGGAGGGAGCGGCGAAGCAGGGGTTGGAAGCGCGACAAAGTTCTGGAATTAGGGTTGGAGGCGCGACGAAGCTCTGGGGTTAGGGTTGGATGCGGCGGCGGAGGGAGCCCGTGCGACGCAAGGTACGACGGAGAGAGATCTGTGACGTCAGCGGCGGACGAAGCTGGTGTGATGGAGAGAATAAGCAACTCGGTGACGGAGAGAGGAACAAGCTCGTTTGATATGGGTAGAGTGTAAATGGATCGAGTGGATAGAAATAAGATTAGGGTTATCTCAATATTTATCCACggaaaatttaaattacagacggattttccgtctgtaaccatttttcacggaaaaaaaattaatttttttgatggAATTATcgacgaatttttttttttgtctgtaatttatgttaattcatttttttggttttctaacaAAAAATCTTTCTAAAATTCTTTCTGTATTTCTGTGggataaaatttatcaaaaatatctgtctgtaataactagttttctagtagtgtaaGGTTTCTTTTACAAAGGTCAACTTCTTGGTCTTTTAACCAGCTAAAAGTCTCTTTTACCTTTTTTTATTCAAACCATAAAATtaggaatttgaaatttgaatattggCTTGATCGAAGAAGGAAGAGCAGCACAAACTTACTTGCTTACTGATGATCCCAAATTTAAACTTTTAGATTTGTGCTTTGGCTCCAAATAACAACATCAATCATTGATTTATAGCAAAAAAATTTTGTCACcactttcattaatttttttcaaaataatggtgtataaaaaggaaaaaatatgaagtaattgactttcatattaaaaaaaattaattaccttTAACTTCTCTAAATTCTGCTGAATTTGCTTTTAATGCACTTGATTTaacattaactttttttattagttttttctttcttctactttgatatttgaattaaaaaGTGAGCTCTTTCATGTCTGACCAATACCCGAAATGAACAAACGTTGGGACTTAACTCAACTAAGGGTTGTTTTACTTTTGCTTGGGCTGAGTTGgtataaatcatttttcattcagtAGCCTTGAATGCATTTGGTTTCATATGTTTGGACTGCAAAAATAATTTGAACCTAAACACTAAATCAACAATATTAAACCCACTTAAGGTTTTAAGTTATTAACCCAAATTAATatatttgtcatcattaatttgttatttatttttctaaactcAACATAAACCTATACTTTAAgttctacaaaataaaaaatttttaaaaattaataatatcaactatttaaaaaattagttttcaatatttttattaaaaaataaattttagaataatcTATAACTtatgtctaattttttatttaacttattttttattataaattttaaatatttaataattttttatttttatatttttaaaattaaatattaatttttaactttttttaataagtTAAACAAATACTCTTAGACACTATAGCAATCTATACAGGCACGGATTGAGTAACAAGCATGAGGGGCACTTACTTCTATACAGGCACGGATCGAGTAACAAGCATGAGGGGCACTTACTccattgtgttttttattttttttaaaaaaaatagttatatataatgtgtttctattttaaattttaaatgactctattacaaataaattaaattcaatggtCAAAGTTTTAAGTtcacttttttttctattattttgactattatttaacctaattaaatttagtttttgtGTCATcacttttttattctctttaatatttttcttatctttatattttcAACCTTCTTTTTTTATTCCTTATCTAGTGATcatctttttttatcaaaagataaattttaaattctttatgtttttttatatagCTCTCTATGACTTTATGTATCTTccaatttcattgtttctctttttaaaattttcaattacaaattttaattcaaatagttatagtttttaggtattaatctaatgttttattttcttcatgactttatatattttattttattttcaatttattcatccttattatttgttttatatcttttgttctattatatgtacctatattacatataaaattttaaaatgaattgattaatttactaatttaaaatatattttttatttttaaaaataataataaaaaatatttcaatattacaatacataattaaacatgcataaaatcttttatctaatattatatcaaaattaaattaaaaatatataacaaatttgattattttaaaaggaaattaaaaaaattataaattatatttctactattttatataaacatactatacaaatttaatttttctagtgtttatatataattttagtttcaaattataaatactagtgtaTCATTAATCGCTAATATGCTAattaattcagatttttattattaaatatgtataaaaaattagttagataacaaattttctataatttaataaaaatattttaaatttaaatttttaaaataaaaaatatattttttataaattatatataataaataatattttaaaaataaaaatattcactaactttttaaatttttatatctctatataattaataatattcaacaaattttattttaatgtatatatttttaactccacctttaaaattttttgtcacTGATTAGTGATTCCATAAGCATTAAGCATACGTATAAGGCTAGAAGTGTACGTGCGTTTCTGGAAATTTCCACGGAGATCGAGATACACTTCACTGACACCTACGAACTATAAACAGTTAAAACGAAAGTGTTCATTCATACACACTTATTTCCTTGCCAATACCATTATATCATTTGTTCAATCAACTGACACAACAGAAAAAACAGCAAAagtgaagagaaagagagagatgggTGTGGATTATTACAAGATCTTGCAGGTTGATAAGAATGCAAAGGATGAAGACTTGAAGAAGGCTTATAGGAAACTTGCCATGAAGTGGCACCCTGATAAGAACCCCAACAACAAAAAAGATGCTGAAGCTAAGTTCAAGCAGATTTCTGAAGCCTACGAGGTATCTTTCTTCTTATGGCAATTGCAAACTTTTAACCTTTTTTAATCGGAATTTGTAGTGAAAAACTGAACTGAGTAGAACTTTGAACCCGGATCATGCTTACTTTTTTGTATGTGATCCTTACAGTTGATACTGCTGatattctttcttttatcctGAGATGATGGTTGAATGGTGAATATGAAAGATTTATCTATCTGGATTGTGGTTTTATCTTCTTAATACTCttataactttatttatttttcctcttccagaaacCAGGATCAAAACAGGGCAATCTGAAAGATGCTTATTATGTTTTGGATTTTCTTGTAATTCTATGTGATGCTAAATAGCTGATGGTTTGTCCTATCTGAAAGGGTAGAGCAAATTTTGTAGCTTTTACCAAATTGTAGTAGAAAAGGAGTTGGATTCAATAAACAGTTTGATGATAGTAATGCTTACTTTGTTCCCATTATGAATATCATAGGTTCTTAGTGATCCTCAGAAGAGAGCTATCTATGACCAGTATGGGGAGGAGGGGCTTAAGGGACAGGTACCCCCTCCTGATGCCGGTGGACCTGGTGCAGGTGCTGGAACTACTTTCTTTTCGACCGGAGATTTCCCAGGAGGATCATTTCGGTTCAATCCCCGGAGTGCAGACGACATTTTTGCAGAATTCTTTGGGTTTTCAAGCCCGTTTGGTGGCTCCGGTGGGAGAGGAAGTGGCATGAGGTCGAGAGGATTTTCTAGTGGAATGTTTGGAGATGATATGTTTGGATCCTTTGGCGAAGGAGGAGGGGTGCATGTGAGCCATGGGGCGCCTCGCAAGGCGGCTACCATTGAGAACAAGTTGCCCTGTACCCTGGAGGAGATATACAGAGGGACCACCAAGAAGATGAAGATTTCTAGAGAAATTGTGGATGCTAGTGGGTGAGTAATAACATTTTCTATATGGTAGTAAATTAGAGCATGCATGCAatcattgaagaagaaattaactGCATTTTTGCATGTGTGCAGGAAAACCATGCCGGTAGAGGAGATATTGACCATCAACGTGAAGCCTGGTTGGAAGAAGGGCACGAAGATCACCTTCCCGGAGAAGGGAAACGAACAGGTGAACGTGACGCCAGCAGACCTCGTCTTCGTCATCGAAGAAAAGCCGCACGGCGTCTTCACTCGTGACGGAAACGATCTCATCGTGACGCACAAGATCACCCTCGTGGAAGCCTTGACCGGTTACACAGTGCGCCTCACCACACTGGATGGCAGAACCTTAAACATACCAATCAACACCGTGATTCATCCCAACTATGAGGAGCTTGTACCGAGAGAAGGCATGCCATTACCAAAGGATCCATCAAAGAAGGGCAACTTGAGAATAAGATTCAACATCAAGTTCCCAACCAGGCTCACTGATGAACAGAAATCAGGAATTAGGAAACTCTTGCCTGCATCAGCatcagaataaaaattaaaatatatattgatgACAGTCGTATACAAGctatttagagaaatattatacgtattatttttgtctttctttcaacatttttcatgttataaatataaatagatctctaaaaaatttttcttattttattacgTCTAGATTCTTGAAATTtacaaaaacaatatatatatatatatatatatatatatatatatatatatgtttttattttaatcaaattatttggacaaataaatctttaaagatatgaaaaaaaaagtatatatcttCTTTTTATAAAGTTTAGGaacattaatataataatttttttttagacaTGAAAACGTCTAATGCAATCTGTCAATTGTGTGAATTGAATTCGGTGGTTTGGTTGAGAAATTCAACTTTAATAGGATCAAATGGTATAAAAATTTTATGGAAAGGCGAGAAATGATTTGAGTACCCAACTCTCTGTACACTATGTTTAAGTATTAACACGTTATCATTCTCAGATTGACATGACCAAACTCACTCAAATAATACAAATCAAGTCTAGGAGATGATTTTGCTGTCCACGAATCTAATTTCTCCCAGCGATGCCATCATTTAACGAGAGGGGAGAACAAATTTCCTTGCACATTTTTGTATTCTACAAATTCTATCCCGAGTACCTACCCATTTACCTATTCCTACATTACTTgagcgcatatatatatatatatatattcagaaTTATCCTACAAACACTATGGTGTCACTTTATTCATGGCATGTTTCTTTAATCACTGGACTCTGATGAGGTTGAATCTGTTCCATTAGGATCCATGTTCTGGTCGGCATTTTCTCCGGCGTCAGTATCTGATTTGTGGCTTATATAATCTTCAACATCAACTTGTCCGTCTTCATCATCATTGTCATCAACGTCCTCATTTTCATCATCATCCACATTATGGTTGCTCCCCTCTACAAAGTTCTCAGATTTTCCACTAAATCCACCCTCATAtccatcattattatcatcaatTAGATATTCATACGCATCAACTGTTGACTGATAAATATCATTTTCATAGGCCAATTTTTCTGAGCTGCTAGCACTTCTAGCAGCAGCTTCCACTTCACTTCCATTCATCTTTTCATTGATAAAGATACCAGCTGTATACCCTGTGATATCATCTGGAGTGTCCTTCTCAACACCAGTGACACAGACCTTGACAGCCGGTTTCTGTCTACTTCGAACACTCCGACGAGCACGTACATTTTGTTCTGCATGCCTACATGATCTCCCTTTCCATCCAAGTAAATTTCCTATTCTCATGCTGCTAGAGGTCGTGCTTCTCTTTCTAGAATCATGTCTTGAACTAAGAACCCGTCCTTGTGATCTCCCACTCGCACAAGAATGGCTCCGGCCCTGTCGGGACCTTTGTCCTCTGCTGTAGCTTGCAAGGCCAGCACCAAGACCAACCATGTTTTCAACAGTATGCTTAACCTTATGCATGCTTTGTCCCTGCCGGGATCTTTGTCCCTGTTGGGACGTTTGTCCTCTTTCTTCAATTGCACTATCACGGCAAGATGATTTGGCAGAAGCATATTTTGTCGGAAGCTTCTGAAAGTGACAAGGACTGGCGTAAATTTTTCAACGAGAAAACATAATTTGATCAAAATTCTATTGATGGCATGCCAACCAACTCTAACTCAGAAACTCAAATATGGTTCCTATCGAATAAATATGTCTAAATTCATATAAAAGTTTACTATATTGAATCAGAAATACCCACCATAACAATTCcaattcttttatccttttcagACTCCATCTTCTGCTGAAAGGTGTAAGAGGTGCATGCATCGAGTTCCATGAGTCTCAGAGCCACCGCAGCTGTTGTGCACGGCACCCATGGAAGTATCCTTTCAGCACCTACAAAATCATTAGTTGGAGGACATCCAGAAGAACTTCTCGAACCCAGCAGCTCAGAGGTAGTTTCATAGTTTGAATCCAAATACTCCCTCTTTATAGCGCTTTCTAATACAGTTAATATCTGAAAGTGTAACACATTATTAACTGGTAAATAACAAGCTTAGAACAAAAGAATACATCACAGATACTCAAGTAGCTTCAGGCTATTAAAAAAGGAGGACAAACtgatttggattaaaaaaaaaaacccaaatctTAACACATTAGCAGAAATACTATACTTTGAGATGCTTAACTTACAAATAACTAGACATATACCCTTTTAGTTAGGTCAGAATAACTACACATATACAGATTACTATTTCAGAAGAAAGTGTTAACTTGTATACACCATAAAATTGCAATAGGGAAAATTTAAGAGATTATTGTCCACAATTTTACATTTAAGGCTATGTTATTTCCTCCGGGTACCAGTGTTCAAAACATGGCAAATCTATCAACCATAGTAATCACCTAGATTTCCTCCTGTAATCTTCGAAAAACATTTGGCAGCTACAAATTCAATTATTAACACTTAAACAGTCTTCAAAACCAACCATCAATTTAGCATTAGTTATACTTTTTGTAATGAGAAAGGAAGATCAAGGATTTATCATTGACAATATGATGACAACTATATGACAGGCCAGTATAAAAATGCTTAACAAGTAGCAAAACAAGTTGAAGTTCCAAAGCATGCTCTATCAAAGATATGTTGAAATATAACCTCCAGGAGGTCTTCAGTTGATGAGCAAGCATCCAGTTTTGTACACCATGATTTCCTATAACTGTTGGTCCAAATACCGTGAAAAGCTTCTTCGGGAACTGAAACCTACCACCATGGCTAAATATGATCAGTTGCAGACTTCCAGTGAACAAGAAacagaaacaaacaataaggaaACACATTATCTAAATGCTAAAAATCATTgccaaacaaaataaaagtagGTCATCACCTCAACAATTGACAATAAGACCTTCAGCAATCTCATTCTCAAAGGAAGATAAGATGAAACATGAAAATAATCAGTGTCAATCTTTGCCTTGCCGTGAGCATTGAGAGTTCTATTGCAGGAAGGGCATTTGATTCTATCAAAGAAATAAACATCATGACATGAATCACACACAGTCAACAGTTTGCTACGCCTCCTCTTCCCAAACTTCAAGGCACATAATATTGACGAATTTAGGCATTCATTTAGCATCCATTTCTCAAAGTCCTGATATCTCAGAAGAGCATCCCTGTTTTCAGCTTCATTTCTTCCAAGCTGAACTGCAAAAGATGTCGAGACCTCTGAAGCATCTGAATTATCGATGCACACAGATGTAGGATGGTGAATATCACTACAATAATTGTTCGTATCCACTTCAAAAGCTTCTGTCTTGAGCCTCTTGACAGTGTCCCCATTCTCCATTCTTGCATCACCATTATGGACATTCCTTCTAATAGATTCCTTGAACGCCATCTCAATACTTTGCAACATCATATGCAAGTGTGACTCCCTGATCCCACGTACATCCAACGAACCCAATAGGGAATCAAATCCCTGTAAGTAAATGGAATACATAAAAGAACCCAACTAGTTCATGACATGGATACAAAAAAATGCACATGCAACAGAAAGAATTAGTTCATGACATCAATGAGAATTAAACTTGATATCTAAATGCTCAAGAAATGAAGACATCAAACAACTTCCAATAAACAACAAACTTCATAACACTGAGGTGATCATTTCCACAAGCAAAACATCAGTAACAGACATCTCTTGGATAAAATACATCAGGCTAGACAGGGTGTGACGACTTAAACAATGAAAAATGCCGCCATATGGCACACAATGCTCACATGGAAATCATATAATGGACATCAATCTCACAGAAGCAATACCTTTTCAGAATCAATCAATTTCCAACAACCATCATGCAACTCCACAAAAATCCTGCCACAACCAGGATCATTTGGAGAAGCAGATGCAATGAACTGCCAGTATCGGTTATGTCTGCGATCCAAGCCAAGAGGCAATGTCCTATACATGTAGGTTTGTTCTGCCAAGTAACCAATGTAAGATTTTATATTTGACCTTGATTTTTCAGGAGCAAATCCAAATTGTTGAAGAGAATAATTATCTTGGTTAGCAGAACTTTGATGGAGCTGGTGGCTAACTTCTAATGAGGAACTCTCAATATGATTTGGATTTTCCAGTAGTTCGTTGATCTGATTGCACCGGCCAAGAGGGGTTAATAAAGCCTCGTCATTCTTGTTATCAACAGAAAGGAATGGCTTCTGTTTGTCCTCAAGTGATGGAAATGCACTATTTGATTCACTCCTGTTGCTGAAATTAGATACAGGATGCATCTTAACAAAGTAGTCCTCTTTGATACGACGTTTACCCAGCTGTGCTTCTGCCCACATCTGCTTCTTTAAAGCATTTGCAGCTTCTAGACGATCCtgaaatatctgctcatcagaaaACCATATATTTTTAAGGCAACCCACAACAATAGAAAATGATTTTAAAATGAGGAATACCTCAAGTGTAACACGAATTAAGTTCCCTTCAATTGCCACATTAACCAAAGCAACGAGAGCATTAAGACGCTCCTCAACACTGAGGTCAGAGTACTCTCCTTCCATCAACCCCTGTACCCACGACTCATCTGGAATGCTTTCATCAATATCCATACCTTCAAGATTAGGATTAGACACATCATTGCTGCAAACAGCAATATCACAAGAGGCACTAATCCCTTTGTGCATATCAATGCCTTCAGAAACAATTGACAGTATATCCTCATCCAGTTTCTCATGGTCATAGcaaccaagtgtttgagaaaccTTACCAGTGTCCTTTCTAATTCTCATTACGGTTTCTGAATTAAATTCTACAGAACTGAAACCCccattttttatattagtttcaGCTCCTAAATCATCAGTTTCAATATCTTCTGCTACATCACTTTCAGAATCATCTTCTCTTCCCCCCTCTTCTGCTTCACCAGCATCCATATATCCACTTTTGAATATCCTGATTCTTTCCCTGGCAGCTGAAAAAATTGCTTCAGCATCAGACAGATCCTTTCGATATGCAGGACGTACACAATACGTCAAAGGAGCTATCCTTTCAAATAGCTTTGTGTCTCTAGACAATGCAGCAGATATAGAAGCCTCTGGAGTTTTGCTTGTTGTAAGATCACGGAGCCCAGATTTCTAAAGAAAGAACATAGGAATGCCTGAATAATTCAGTTTCAAGAAGAAGACATCCAggaaaacataaaaagaaaataaaaaataaaataaattgcacAAAACACCTGAATTTTCTCTGCAACTTCCAATATATTGAGGCCATTGCTCCCTTCAACAGAAAGGACGTGAAATGCAGCAAATTTAACAGTTCCAGGAGTCAAGCGATGTCTTGATCTACTTGGCTTAGATAATCCCTTCTCTTGCATGATAGCAACTGCATTTTTTACTGCAGCTCCACTGCGTAGATGAGAGATTATGTCTTTACAATCATGACCCTGCACTTGCAACccgaagaaaataaagaaaaataccagTTTTTAAGAAATGCTTAGAATGTTTTTTGTTCCTAATATGTAATTTTTGGGTTAAATTACTCTGACAGTCCTATAGTTTAACCAAATTTGAAACTAAATCCCTATAATTTAAAAGCTTTTAATTGGGTTCTTATACTGTTTtgaattttgtaattaggtcatTGCTGCGCAAAAAATGATAAGAGTTAGCAGAatattcctctccaaattgaggCCTTTTTCCAGTATAACACTTTTTAAAACCTTTTACCAAAACGTGACCCTTTTCAAACTAGTGCCCTCGTATTTTTTTGGCACACTGACTCAGAGACGGCCAATCCAAATCTGTATTCCATGTAGAAAGCACCAATCACGAAAGCGCCTCCTATGCAAAAACGCTAAGTGTTTAGCACATTCCGCTATGGATATGCTGAAAGTAAAGGCGCATTCAAGTTGGAAACGCGAGACGAACAAGCACCTCGtggaataataatttttttatacataattaataattaaaaataagtaaattaataaattaatgttGATAAAAGTAGTGttacatttaaatatatttatcaatTTAACTAAGTTtaatatcataaataaatattgataaaaaatacaaaaaaaaaaactataatacaATATAACGAAATATATATTCTTAGTTAAAGAAAATTGTTACAATAAAATATAGTATTCCAAttaattatatgatattttttaatatactcatgataaaaaaaatattagataattgATCAgagtattattttataataaaaaaaattctaagatTATGTATTTCACCATTAGGTCTTTTAAAACCTTTTTGTTTTACATTTATTCATAACTTATTTATGGGAGTACTGTATTCcgtgattaaattttttttacccaAATATTTcgttaaattatattttagattAGCTGTGATTAATACTCATACCCATTGTAGCTTCATGTTGCATTTGATTCAATGACAAACAATTAGAAGCTTAGTTCACACGGTGTCAGtcaatcaatatttttttaattccttGTGGAACAAGTTTTAACTTTACGTATTAATGCTACAATGGGGAAGAAAAATGTGGACAATAAAAGGAAAGTTCCAATTAAAGATGAGCCGGCATGGATAAATATACATGATTAGACTTTAGTATAATAAGATTTTGACAATATGATGCTATGCACTGATGCTACACCTGCAGTACATAGCCGGTCCAAAGTTCGGATAAACGAGGAGGATTGTGTTAAGTTTTCGACAGCCAACATAAAAATTTAGTCGAATCTTCATGACATGGattaaagacattattgcgctaaaccTAGGTCGTTGCCCGAAAGCAACGCGCTGTATGACCCACGTACAATGTCAAATGAGCAAGAGCTACTGCATCGGTGCTCGGATGTAATGTTAAATGAGCAAGAGTTCCCACGTTTTTGTGAACGggcgagggtaaataagctagttcacaaaggaaaaAGTAAAGGTCagagcgacagaaggttgagattttggacatggaacataggcactctaacaggaaaattCATGAAGGTGATGGATACCATGACAAAGAGGAAGATTAACATCATGTGCCTATAAGAAACAAAATGGATCAGTGCAAAGACTAGGGACTTGGATACCTCCggattcaaactttggtatacaggaaaaaTGAATAATAGGAATGAGGTAGATATTATCGTGGATAAGCAATGAAAGAAGGACATAGTGaatgtcaagagggtgggtgatcagatcatctctatcaaacttgtggtgaaTGGGAGTACTTTTTAtatgattagcgcctatgcaccgcaagtgcgTTTGGACgagcaacacaagataaggttttgggaggatctagaaaGTTTGATCCAAGAAATACCTTCGagagataaaatttttttaggaGATTTAAATGGTCATGTTGGAAGAGAAGTGACTGTGACTGGATATGGAAATATTCACGGAAGCCATGGTTTTGAGGTGGTCAATACGGAGAATAAAACTATTTtagacttttcctcaacctttgaccttctcatcacaaatacatgttttaaaaagagagacggaCATCTTATAACTTATAGGAggggcatgacaagctctcaattCGACTTCTTTTTGTGGAGGAGAATTGACCggaattttgcattaattgtaaaattattcttggagagagtttaacaacacaacataggatgctcgtcatgaattttcgcgttgagcaaaagttgaagaaaagacgACCTACGAAGAATCCAaagacgaggtggtggcggatgaaagatGAGGaataaagaagcttcctaagacggatAGGAAAAGAGGCAAAATGAGAAAAGGATAGAAGCgcagagatgtggagggagatgacagaagttattagaagaacagtaaaaacaAGTTTTGGTGAATTTAGAgagataggaccaagagacaaggaatCCTGGTGGTGGAATACGAGTGTATAAGAAAAGATCAGGCAAAAAAGGTGTGCTTTAAATAGTTGACTTTGTGCCGTAATATagataattggaaaaaatataaggaGGCTA
Coding sequences:
- the LOC112737717 gene encoding homeobox-DDT domain protein RLT2 isoform X1 yields the protein MEGGGSEEEKRKEKPAEVENKIKRRMKTAFQLEVLEKTYVGEAYPSEAVRAELSAKLGLSDRQLQMWFCHRRLKDRKSAPTAKKPRNDHPPVAPDSVPEGEGLEQMAVADAMHDCGLASGLKPFGYSDPRRVVPNPSISFTGRGAGLPTMENNSYYEPHQAIEVLRAITFVERQLGQPLREDGPILGMEFDSLPPGAFGAPIEEVTLGQHRHSGSPFEAKIYDQRNKGIPRTLHEYQFIPEQLTVRNETFDRVAPTIHYSSPDGISHSRTLLPSQKSLLGGNESTPYGYGVQDQMPALNHLSQHVRQNHVLPSASGQIEGIPRKNTFVDVTVVTHSGVHPITLTDTALVPSDNTVIHEEEPSRLQRKRMNEEARIRRELEAHEKRVRKEIEKQDILRRKREEQIKKEMERNNRERRKEEERLLRERQREEERYQREQRRDLERREKLLQKESIRAEKLKQKEELRREKEAARIKAAYERALARRMTRESMGLIEDERLELMELATLKKRLPSILALDYETMQNLELYRGSHCWNLFSDGQTPFPPESVQLKKPFSIQPWSDSEEKTGNLLMVWRFLNTFADVLGIWSFTLDELIQAFHDYDPRLLGEIHIALLRSIMKDIEDVARTPSTGLGGNQNNVANYGGGHPQVAEGAYVWGFDIRNWQRHLNPLTWPEILRQFALSAGFGPKLQRHSESVHPCDNNEGHDCKDIISHLRSGAAVKNAVAIMQEKGLSKPSRSRHRLTPGTVKFAAFHVLSVEGSNGLNILEVAEKIQKSGLRDLTTSKTPEASISAALSRDTKLFERIAPLTYCVRPAYRKDLSDAEAIFSAARERIRIFKSGYMDAGEAEEGGREDDSESDVAEDIETDDLGAETNIKNGGFSSVEFNSETVMRIRKDTGKVSQTLGCYDHEKLDEDILSIVSEGIDMHKGISASCDIAVCSNDVSNPNLEGMDIDESIPDESWVQGLMEGEYSDLSVEERLNALVALVNVAIEGNLIRVTLEDRLEAANALKKQMWAEAQLGKRRIKEDYFVKMHPVSNFSNRSESNSAFPSLEDKQKPFLSVDNKNDEALLTPLGRCNQINELLENPNHIESSSLEVSHQLHQSSANQDNYSLQQFGFAPEKSRSNIKSYIGYLAEQTYMYRTLPLGLDRRHNRYWQFIASASPNDPGCGRIFVELHDGCWKLIDSEKGFDSLLGSLDVRGIRESHLHMMLQSIEMAFKESIRRNVHNGDARMENGDTVKRLKTEAFEVDTNNYCSDIHHPTSVCIDNSDASEVSTSFAVQLGRNEAENRDALLRYQDFEKWMLNECLNSSILCALKFGKRRRSKLLTVCDSCHDVYFFDRIKCPSCNRTLNAHGKAKIDTDYFHVSSYLPLRMRLLKVLLSIVEVSVPEEAFHGIWTNSYRKSWCTKLDACSSTEDLLEILTVLESAIKREYLDSNYETTSELLGSRSSSGCPPTNDFVGAERILPWVPCTTAAVALRLMELDACTSYTFQQKMESEKDKRIGIVMKLPTKYASAKSSCRDSAIEERGQTSQQGQRSRQGQSMHKVKHTVENMVGLGAGLASYSRGQRSRQGRSHSCASGRSQGRVLSSRHDSRKRSTTSSSMRIGNLLGWKGRSCRHAEQNVRARRSVRSRQKPAVKVCVTGVEKDTPDDITGYTAGIFINEKMNGSEVEAAARSASSSEKLAYENDIYQSTVDAYEYLIDDNNDGYEGGFSGKSENFVEGSNHNVDDDENEDVDDNDDEDGQVDVEDYISHKSDTDAGENADQNMDPNGTDSTSSESSD